tatatgaatatttttgataaattgaGTGTAATAGATAGTTGGAAGAGTGTCTCAAACTATCCGTGAACTCCGTTTTAAAGCTAGTTATGGCTGCCATAtcgaaagtattttatatttggtTTAATGAGACATTCATCTTTCGAAAGATTGAAGCTCATGTGCTGAACTACATCGGACTCTACCTTAAACCGATTTACTATAACCACACCttctcaaaaatcaaaaattccaCTTTAAGTAGCACAAATTCataaatcttaaatattttattagtacttttattattttatcttattataatagataaatatgtaaataaattaggtACAAAATAAGTTtacataaattattcaataaatatgtacatatgtatgtatgtagtagtagtagtagcagTTATACTGTTGTAAGGTAATTTTACTGTTATAAGGTAATCTATGTACACATGAATTTTCAAACTAATtacgtatatatgaatgtatgtttgtatttacaaATGAGTGCATTAAATATTCCTACAGGTATGCTAGCTGAGAACGAAGAAACCGTACACAAAATGCACGCAACACTTCCCAACTGACTGAGAAGAGTAATAATTGCAAGTCTACACTAAGAAGCGAGTAGTTTATAATCTCCACAATGAGTGATGTGGCGTTACGGTTGGTGCATTTTCAGTATTCCTAACAATTGAGAACGGTTTCAAGTTTGAAAGTGATCTCTTGAAGAGAGAACAGTATAACTACTGTTCTTACTTTCAACATGGTTTGTTACTTAGCTAAATCTCTACACCGGCGACATCTACGGTGAGCCTTGTGTAAGCGTATTTTTGTACTATCGACACAGCGGTACTTTTTGACACTTCCGTTACGATTGACAGTTGCCGCGGAAACGGCAGTAGTAGTGCGCGTCTTCTTGAACTCGTTCGTcgcattttgttaaattttcggCATATTTGTGAAATTGTGTGTGGAATGCAGCTAACGGCATACAAATTATCTTATCGCGTGATAATATTTACAGTGAGTGTGTGATTGCGGAATCCATCACTTGCAGTACTTCTCCTGCAGTATATTTTCTGTGCCCGATATCACAGCGCTCTTGTTGAGCGGACACAGCTTCAGCTGCATGTCGGGGTATTCCAGCGATTCAATCATTATATAATCGAGGTAAATGCGTGGCGCTGAGAGTATGCGCCATGTGAGCGGGTTCAAGAAGTTTGTCTGATACTCCCAGTACACAGCGGCATACGACGCCGGGTCGGGCACACCTTTGCCCGTCACCAAAGCGCTATACTCAAAGCCCGGCTCGAAGTACATGGCCTTCTCGGAGAAGCGTATGTGATCTGTGAGCTTCTTACTGCGCGTGCTCGAGTGGAGGCGCACTGAGATCGTGCCGATTTCACCACCATGCATGGTGCTTTCGTCGTGACCCGACACGCGCACTGTGAGTTTGTAGTGAATGCCTGcaggaagcaaaaaaaaaaaggagatTAGTTAGCGGTTTGgctaaataaaatcatataaagAGAACTTACGACAGAAGGGCTTCTTATCGGCTGTTGTCAGATACAACACTGGCGGTTTGTCATTGGCGCGTAACTCGCCCACCGCTTGCAGCTCTTTGTAATCCGTGTAGCTGTGTAGGCCCATACGCATGCAAACCAGTCCATTTTCGTCGCAGCGCGAGCACAGCCCCTCCTTAAAGGCCTCGTACGATTCGCAAGTGATGCCCATGAATGGACACTTGTTCGATATGCTCTCCGTGAAGTATTGATAACTGCGTATGTGATTGCAGCTGAGAAACTCTTGCATGCTCAAGAAAACGGAACTCTTGCGACTCCTCATATAGTCCTGCAAACGCACATCACAACCGGGATTATCAGAGCCGCCATTCGGATAGAAATCAACATGGCCGACACGCTGATATATGCCCAAACCGCCTTTCATGAACGGATTCGCATCTGTATGTATGGCATCAACGAACTCGGCGTCGGAGCGGTCCAAACGCACTATGGGCTCAGTTTCGGAGAAGAGTGGCGCCGCAGGATCCAGTCCAGTAATGCGACCCAGCTTCAAGCCAAAGTCTTGCTGCAAGTGATAGCCGGCATAGCCAGCCAAGTGTGAGCCCAGCGAGTGACCGATGATGTGCACGTTGCGTAGATCAGGTAGTTGTAGCTCCTCCTGAGAGATAAAAAAGTACAGATACAAATAAGTAAGGAACTTTGACTCGCTGTATAGTGCGACTTACATATAACATGTGTATGACATGTGCGGTGATGGCGCCCACCAAACGTATATTCGCGACCGCTTGCACATAAGGTGGATTCGAACCGCCGCCCCAATCAATGAGTATTACTGCGGCATTACCCTCTGACTCGCTTTGCAGCAATGTCTTGGCCAACTCTTTCATCTGTGATAGAATTAGTAGAAGTAagtaaaaactttgaaaatattccgGTGATGCTTGTAACTTACCCACTCGATATTGCCATTCTCTAGGTAACCATGCGAGACTAGAAATATTTTCCCCGCTGGATTTATGCCCATTTGTGCCACGGCTTCCGGATCGTTGAGATCTATAAATTTCGGCTTATCCAAACTACGCTTTGTATAGAGCGTATAATGTGGCTCGATTTGTGAGGGTTTCTGCGGATGTACATTGATCTGACGCGTCTCACTCGTCCAAGGTCCATTCAATGGAAAGCAACCATAAACACCATAACATTTCACCTCGTTGCCATCTGTAAggtaagttaaaataaaatagagaaGTTAATATGTGGTAAAAATTATAGTCAGAGGTAGAACTATGTGGCTTTGCCTTAAACTTATATATgtctataataatattaatgtgttTTTGCGCCAATAAGGACACATTaagattttgattaaaaaaaattgtttcagaaaattttgaaattaaaaacataaattaaattttacaacatcTGTATGGatctacaaaatttttaaaattctattgCTAGAAATATTTCAGTAATATGGCaacgatataaaaaaaaaacattaagaaaaaattttatgcattataaaaaaaataatatgggctttaaaatgaagtttttaaaattttatggttttaaaatttttcgaacaaGGGTTGCcacttgttaaatttttttaaaaagaattaagttaataagagaaataaaaaattttaatttaagccGCAAACCAAACAGTTCTAACAACTTCTTATTACTAATTACACTGAAGATgagaaaaaaattcgattttgccATATAGTGTTATATATAGAAACTGACACAATACACCACCCCCTACTTTTTAATTCACTGCTTATGACATATTTGGGTATTTCACGTGGAATAGAGCGTAGTTCGAAGCTCACATTATCATTTCTTTACCTAAGCTTTTATCAGCAAAATTCTACGACGCCCGGgctaatataaataaacaaaacacgCTTGCTTTGACTGCCACACTTCTCAAGTTAAGTGCTCTGTTGTACTTTGtaatgaatttatttcaaaaaggcCGCTAAGCAACAGTTTTTATTGCCACTTTTCCTAAAGCTTACTTTCAtgtgaaattataaatatgaagCTTTGTTCTATTGAGAAGTGAAGAGAGAGTCAAGCGCTGAGgcaaaaaatgtgcaaaaaatttgtaattaaattatgatttttttgtatacgtatatatgtatgcatgtatatatacatataaaaatattaaataatactacatacttctatatatttattgtatatgtcTATATTTCATTCTTCACTTTCTGTTTCGAAAGCGCGATTTGCAAAACTGGTaagattataattttatttgcatatacaatatatatgtttgtatataacttAAATATAGTGTCAATTAAGGCACTTAGTGCTCGGTAGTAATTAGATTTTACTtatcatttcaaatatttttgtactctTTGCCGCTCGTGTAGTATTTCTGTAGAACTAAATGACatctatatggtatataaataaatattgtacatatgtatgttaacaaGAAAAGTATTTCATGACGCCAATATTTGCTTATCGCCATAATTTGCACTCTTTGAACTTCAATGTCTACTAAGGTCTGTGCTGATTTGTGGAGTAAATGTGCAGTAACTAACgctgaatttaattaaattgattcAAGATGACTTCCTCAAGTTTGGCAAACTTTTTTCAAttgctttttattgaaaattttttttttttataatttttatattttttaacaattttatatatattaaatattttacaatttttgatttaattatttattttactaatttattttatttatttttgcctttttcattatataatagatattataatatatattatgtattacatatattagatattttttatatatattattttttatttaaaataaaatgaattatgtGTGCAATATTTCCCAGATATTTTTTAATGCTAAAAGTAATTGCataatttgcacaatttttctaattaaatgCGTGTTTTAGGAATATAtaacgaaaatatataatttttttttttaaatagttttaataatttctatagAAAACTGTTTTCTGAGCATTCTTTGTTTAAAACACAAATTgttgataatatatatattgacatttgcacataaatatatatgtaagtatacaaaattacatatgtacaaagtaaTTAAGAGTTTTGAGTAGCAATTTAacataatatttctttaaaaattttgttattacttcTATGTTTTACTAAAAAAACCTTTCTTGGTAACCAAAAATCTCAATTTAAATCATTTActtttgaatatacatacatacaaatttatataccatataaatgaTGCACTGAAGTGAAAATCTTTCTTGACTCTCATCTTCAATATGCTAATTTAAGTATatagtttattaaatatttgtgtatgtatgtatgtaaataaaaaatcaagtttATGCGGCTGAATGAGCAGCGCGACCTCGCttaagtatgtacgtatgtatgaacTTAAGTGTCCACCTCAACAAACAATGGTCCAACTGATTTGTAAGTCAAGACTTTTATaccatattataaaaaaaatttaccaaattcctataaaaaataaaatttaataaaattaagaaaaccagatattaatatattgacatatgtatttatgtacatatgtatgtaggttcaaacatatatacacacatgtgttTGAAAGCGATCATTTACTAGTTTACATATTACCAAATATTTGCCGCTAGGCAGCCATAGAATCACCAGCGGTGCAGTACTGCTTGGAATCGCAGCGGAAGGAGGGGTGGCCGCGCAGTGGGTAACAAGAaacttgtgaaaaaaaaattaaagagaacCAAATCGATAACTGGCCACTAGACACGCTGATTGCATATGTGACGAAATTTTTAGACTAGTTTTTCCACTATTCCGCTTCCCAAGGCATCTTACGAAATTGGTCATTTCCGAGTTGACTAACTTGTAAGTAATGCAATCACTTGACATAAATATGGTTGGTTCTTAAAAGCGGGTTTGGCCTGAGGCAAGTTTGTGCAAATGCGTGAATTTGAATGTTGCAGTATCGGAATTGGTAATGTAACAGAATATTTAGCGTGTAGGCATTTAGTAGGTTAAAACGAACTAGTTACGTTACTAGTGTAATTTTGAACTAGTTGCATCAGAATAATTTTCTTGTCATTATAATTTACTTTcgggaaaattttaaaaatgtatatagagTGTGTTTAAATGCTAACTCTTTTGGTCTAGTTGCGGCGTAGTTTCGGACTAGTTGGAAAAAGTTTACTAAAAACCCTTTTTTTTAATCGTTTATTCATATGAGAAGCGCAAATGTATTTTAGctgatatttaataataattttatgattaataattaaaaatgtaatagtTCTCAGAACCCTAGAGCTATTAACTATAATagtatatatgtggtataacatatattttagcgctttaaaatttattaatcattACTACTAATTAAGAACATAAGTCTAATGAAACCATTTGCAACAAATTTATGAGAAATATAAAGATATAGAGATCGATAACACTTATAACTCAACAGGACCAGTCGCCTAGTCACCAGTTTAAAAACTTGAATAGGAATTGGCGGGTATGTCAGAAATAAGCCAATAAAATTGGTTGCTTAAATTTCTTTCGAAGCAAATGACAACAATTTGCAAATGGAAATCAGAGAGAGTAAGAAGACGCTTAATTGTAACTATAAAGAACTAGTTGGTAACTAGTTTTAAAATGCTAATAATTGAATTGCGGTATTTCCATATATGAAAGAAATAGATTCAATGTTAGAAGTAAATtcagtattttattaaaattaatagcagcaaaaaatataaatgaaacatTCTCCAATTATTATTCTGATTATTAATTAGTCTAAGTGAACTGAGAACGAATCCATGATGTATCTGACATTCGCTAGAAATAACGTTGAAGTAATTTCGCAGCGTTTTATGACACATTTAACAAAATCTAGCAAGTAAAACCCACTCGGAACCAGTTTGGCACTAGTTTGTAACTAGTTCTCGCCATTCGAAATTGAAAGAAATTATGCCTGCGTGACAAACGgctatacattttaatttaatttacattaaaatcattagCGATGAAACTGGAATATCTAATTAAGTTAGTTTTTCTAAGCTAATTACTGAAAATACATAAAGTACTAGTTGCAAACTAGTTAAATCCTAGTTTCAGGAAAAGCATATTAAACATCGTCTTAAATTATATACTACCAAGTATTTTAAGCTAATACATTCcaagaaaaatatattggtACTAGTTTCGGACTAACTTGTAACTAGTTGCATACATAGAAAATAAAGCTGTCGCATTGCTatcttattaatattatatattgtccCCCAGCAAACAAAGTTTTTCACTACATTGCACTCAGAGATGTTTCCTCAACGCAACACCCCACACGTCAATCGCGCCACATGCCACAAGtggcacatgcacacacactatatacaaatatgattCATTATCATGCACTTACCACTCTTCTGTGCTGGCGGCAGATCAACCAATGTGTTTACAGCTGCTCTACTGGTCTGATTTGCCAAATAGAGCATCGTTTGTAGCATCAGGCCACCGGTGGAATTCGATAtgtacattttgttgttgttgcttagaaaatattgcaacagcaataaaaattcTTATTGATTCTTATAATGTGTGCTTACAACCTTAacggtttttattgttttcttatgtatattgttgtaattttcacaattttttcttttttactttgcgAGCAATCACTTGCCAAAAAAAGCGCACGAATTGATATTCAATGCAGCAGCTAGCATCTACATTTTCGTTCTTACTTTACAACGTAGAATTAAAGATTTCTTTAGAATTTCAATTGAGTTTGATCACTTTGCAATTAAGTATGATCACTTTGCGCTTTTGCGAGTTTAATGATCGCTATtcactttttgttgtttaattttaccGTAGCAAATTCACTTTCCGCACTCAGACTGTTCTTGTCTTAAGGTTCTTTCGTCTTATACTTTCTTTCAACTTTCGCTATAcacttttttattcaattcactTTGACTTTTCCTAtaagtaggtaggtaggtagttATGTATGTACGATCGTTTTCTCTCGTACACTTTAGCTCGGCCAAGCTCATCTATTTGGTTTGAAAAACGCCGCTATACTGACTCGTATCAGCTGCGTTGCGgcaattttattgatatttgcgTGCACCGTGACGCGCTTAATCTTCCGCAGCGAAATCAAGTCGAGCCGAACGCAAACGATCATCAGCCTATAGCAGTCAGCAAGTCGCTCAGCGCCAGAGACACACACAAATCGTGGTAAATTTTCGCTTATTCGGCTAGTTCTTCGGCTTTGACTGGACTGGGGGGATGTGGTGCGGTGAGTTGCTGTGCCGATGCGCGATTTATGCTTGCTAGTGTGCAtagacttgttgttgttgttgccttacaTGGTAATTACAGCTTTTGGAGTT
The sequence above is drawn from the Bactrocera oleae isolate idBacOlea1 chromosome 5, idBacOlea1, whole genome shotgun sequence genome and encodes:
- the LOC106625870 gene encoding pancreatic lipase-related protein 2, which produces MYISNSTGGLMLQTMLYLANQTSRAAVNTLVDLPPAQKSDGNEVKCYGVYGCFPLNGPWTSETRQINVHPQKPSQIEPHYTLYTKRSLDKPKFIDLNDPEAVAQMGINPAGKIFLVSHGYLENGNIEWMKELAKTLLQSESEGNAAVILIDWGGGSNPPYVQAVANIRLVGAITAHVIHMLYEELQLPDLRNVHIIGHSLGSHLAGYAGYHLQQDFGLKLGRITGLDPAAPLFSETEPIVRLDRSDAEFVDAIHTDANPFMKGGLGIYQRVGHVDFYPNGGSDNPGCDVRLQDYMRSRKSSVFLSMQEFLSCNHIRSYQYFTESISNKCPFMGITCESYEAFKEGLCSRCDENGLVCMRMGLHSYTDYKELQAVGELRANDKPPVLYLTTADKKPFCRIHYKLTVRVSGHDESTMHGGEIGTISVRLHSSTRSKKLTDHIRFSEKAMYFEPGFEYSALVTGKGVPDPASYAAVYWEYQTNFLNPLTWRILSAPRIYLDYIMIESLEYPDMQLKLCPLNKSAVISGTENILQEKYCK